Part of the Zonotrichia albicollis isolate bZonAlb1 chromosome 2, bZonAlb1.hap1, whole genome shotgun sequence genome, TATATTTTACAAACAAAGAGAGAATCAGAATGAGCTGCAAATATAAGAGTGGTGCAAACTACTAATTTGGTCCAGAATGTTTCCCAAGCTCAGTTTAAATGCATGCAAAACAACAACTATGAATTTGAGCATATACCTCTGTCAGATGGTTCATAGAGCACAGCATTTAGAATTCTGATGACTATTTTCCAACTCACACAGTTGAAAGACTAGAGCTGCTACAGAATGAAAACAGTCACTTTGagagtaaaaaataaataatttaatgcACAATAATATAATCAGATTACTCCTAAATAAACTAGTAATattagaaagagaagaaaaatttttCATTACATTTCTAACAGtacaaaatgcttttaaaataaaagttctATTCAACAGTACTAACATTTCTAAGACTATAAATAAATGACAAGATGTAGTTCACTCACATGGTAGTGAATATGTTCCATTCTGCATAAAGGTAATGCTTAATTTTTATGTTATAGCCAGTCACTGCCTGTAACTTTTGTGCCATTCTGGCCTATGTCTTCTGCTCCAGCACCAACTTCTTGGCACTGATTCATCTCCTCTGGTCTGTCATCAAAAAGAACTACTATTTACTGCCTTATTAAGGCAAATACCTTACATCTGTTCATTTTTATCCCAGTGCTAGGCAGGAACTATAATTAAGGATATAGACTAGTCTTCAGATTTACAAAAACAGGTCAAATATCTGTCTATTCACTAGTAGCAATAACTAACTGTAAAAGCACACTGCTAATTCGACCCTTAAAATATTCCTGTGACATTCAGCTGCATTAGTGAACAAGACATGTCTCTTCATGCTGTTGCTttcttcttttgtatttcacattgaagaagagaaaaatagagTAAAGAGCACCTTATCCAAGGAGGTTGTAGGAAGAATAAGAAAATTATGAGAGCTAAAGCGTTCTTAAGAAGCTAGTGCAAAGGCCTAGCAGGTAATTGCAGGTAATTAAAGAATAcaaatacatacacacacacacacacacatatatatatatgtatatttaggTTTTCAGGCTGTTTTACAAGGAAAGACCAACAAATAAATGTGCCATATGAAGTtcggagagaaaaaaataacatataTGAATTGGAGTGGAAGTGAGCATTGAAGATGAAGCTGTACAGATAATTTTGCATAAgccaagagaaaaagaaaggagcCATGTGCAAGACTGCTTTCAAAGCTCATGCAGAACATTCAGATTTAATCATAAGGCAAGAGAAAGCAGAACTTTCAAAGTCAACGGAGCATGCATCAAATACATGATTTTCTCAAGGGTGAAACGGATTACTGAGATATAGAAGAAGGAGGTAGTGGTGCTATAGCAACACAACACTGTCACATATATACCACATTTTCCATTTACAGTATTGCACCACAGGCAGTATTTACAGGACAACAATTTTAGAAACATTTCTACCTAATGAATagttccctgccctgggattACTTGTAGATAGGGAATCGCATCTCCTCTAGGTAGTGATGAAGATGAAGAATCTTTCCATAATTTCTCTGAAAGTTAAAACAGTACCATATTAACATTAAAACGAAACTTTAAACAGTTATTTCAACATATTCTTTCCTGTTCTCTTTTACACTCTTTTCCTAAGAATCCTGTCAATATATAAGGAATAAAATTCTTCTAAAAATTGGAACTGAGGACCTGTTGATGTCTTGTCCCTTGgtaagaatcccaagaaaaaccaATATGAGTTAATTGCAAACCTTACTTATCTACACTGCAATGCCGAATTGTTAGCCTAGGAATATTCTAAAAGCACACAGGTGTGACTCAGTAAATTGGCACTGGGGGGAGGCAGTTCCATGCATTTAGTATAGTTTCAAAGCTCATGGGACTTTTATATGGGCATTTCTATCAGGACAAATATAAATGCATTGGAATCCCTACCTAGTCGCTGGTAGTCATCATCTAGAAAACCTGGAAGAATGAACATTTGTTTCCTTTAAAGGTATTTCTGGGCACaataaattttcaaaaaaaCTACACAAAGACAAAAATCAGGATTCTTTTTCATCCCTTGGattaaatttgttttgttaGCATTCAAAACCAAATGTACAATaaggagaaatatttttaattgtttgtCTTCCCATTATGGTACACATACATACAAGGAGAATTTTTCTGTACAAATAAAATGCAATATTAGATCAGAAAAGTTTGGTTGGAGTCCACAGCTAACAAGTCTCATCACTATTCCCTTTCTCATCAGAGGACCAAACAATGAGTCCCAGGTTTTAAGTTAAGCATATCAAGACTTTCTGaaagctattttaaaatatccttAATACTGTTTTGCAAATCATATATACTAATGAATCTCAATATCTTTCTAGAAATATTTCCCTCCTTTCACATAAATACTTCTGCTCTCTCTCAAGAAACAGTTTCTCTAAGGTACAGCACTTACATGTGAGAGAAGTCAGGTTGAGCTTTAACCTGTCACATTCAGATGTCCCAGGATTAAGAGTATCTTCATCATAAATATACTGACGTAAAATGTTCCTTATAAAATCTGGGTTCATACGGTTTTCCATGAATCCCTCTGTTGATGGTGGTACAGAAAACACTAGCTGATAAATTACGGTGGAGCTTTCATTACTGAAAAACAAAGCCAAGGATAAAAAGTCTTCAAGTGTCAACagcatcttttcttttttttgaaaGACTGACTTTTCGTATCAATGTTGGGAtggatttttattaaaaaaacatttccccaaGAAAGAAAACCGCCAAAGATGCCAGTTTCTGCGTCCCTTCTCAGAACAGCTCTTGAAACTGGGTACGTACTCGAAACCAGCCAGAGACATGTTTTCAAAACCATGAGGGGCAAATGGACACATGTTCTGATGGGATGCAGTTTTCAGTACTGGTGCTTCACAAGAAGCTACTTATAAGaagtgttgcaatatcctgtgcATAGTTTCACTAGAAACCTGTAGGAATGATTATTTTCGTGCTAGCAGTATCTGGGACCACACAGCTGTGCTCCTGACTCAGCTCTGGAGTGGATTACACAAATCAGTGAACTGGAGACCATCTGTGGAGATTTCATTTTTTGTGGTCTACCAAAACTGACTACAATTCAACAGCTATCTTCTATACTTGCAGAattcaaaacattttcaaaaagtACTTgaatgggggaaaataaaaggaacgaaagagagggagagagcaAGAGAGAGGCATCAAAGAGGCAGAGAGACTTATTATCTAATCAATATAGGTGTAGAACTACAGCTTTGTACTTGATGGTCTAAATCATAGTTAGTACCCACAAGGCTAAGGAGCTACAGTTCACTGTTGAACAAAGCTGGCATGCCCAAGGCTGGCAGGGCAAGGGAGCATATTCCTCAAGGGAGCAAAGTGCCTTTGCGACTGCCACTTGCCACATTGCAACGTGGCTATTCCTTTGTCATTGCTATCTCAAAAGGACTGTGACTTTGCAAAACTACTTCCCTTGATTTTGTCCCATCTTTCTGATTTCTTTTGTAAGAGTTCTTTTTCAGAAGTACTTGGGAAAGCTCTCTGTCTTCTCTTGCCTTCCTGCTATCTCTCCATGACAGGAGACATGTATATTCCTCTTGCCTTTATATCTTTTGGGAACAAAATTATTCTCTCCTTTCTATGAACcctattttatatatttaagaTTATTTAAACTACATCAATCTTAAGCGTTTCCagcaattaatttttcttttaataaatatCCTTAAACATGTTTATTAAGGGCTGCAATTGGAACCAAAGATAACAGAGATGATATTACACAGCAACAATATGTTCCTGCCGTTATGTAATTTTAGCAGCATTTACCACTTACACCAGATGATCCTTTGACCAGTTTTCACTGCCTATACACATAATTTTCCCCAAACAACCCTATTTTTCAGAGATTTAAATATTGTACATTAGCACATGTAAAGTCTCATCAGAAGCCTGTAATTTTCAGATAACTTTGGGGACAGAAATTGCTTACCTGAAAGAAATCACCTGAGCTGACCTAAAGTAACGTCCTAAAGCTGGAGATGAGCTGTATACCTCTGTTAGctgacagagagagaaaaaaaatgtttcttctaTTCAATCTCTTTTTTGccctcacaaagaaaaaaaaaaacacagcaaatcATTCTTACAAAGTGCTTTAAGGAGCATAAAAACAGGTGCTGAAGGTCAAATAACAGCAAATATCTGccctggaaaaggcagagagTCATGTAAATTTGACAGACAAATTAATTGTACATTTGAGTGATTGCTATGTCACCTTAACACAATGGGGGCACTCAAGGTGAACTAAAAGCGTGTGCTCATGTTGCTATGTGCAACTAATGCTGTTAGGTTTGGGGTCTAATTAGTACCAAAAGGCCCTTCTAACTCTTACTTTGTGGGGGAGAGGGTCTCTGTCTTGAGACTGCCTTCCCACCATGTCCAAATGATAACTGCCATGTATGCTGAGCATATttcagctgtaactcagagctgtgctggctcagcaggaaTCACAGCTATAAACTCAGACTGTAATCATGTACTCATAAGAGAATGCAGCACGTAGGATGTTTAGCCCATATTATGCTTAGATGATTTTCCCAGGCCTCTCCTAAATTAttcaatgattctatgaaaaagGTGAAGACAATGTCTTTACAAATGGTCAAATTTATGGGAAGAAAGTCCATACTTTATTGTGCTTAAAAGcagacaattatttttttttctagattgTGACTTTAAAAAGTACAACACAATTTATTTGTGGACTTGCAAATGAATGAGTTGCTACACAGGGAAACAGAAACTTAAAAGGCAAAACACTGAAGCAGAGTCAACTTTGCCAAGAATTACATAAACACTTACCCTCTTAGTAATGTCCTCGGAGGAGAAGTGTGGGAAACCACACATTAACTCCAGTGTTCCTGAAAAATTGTGAAAATTTCCATTGCTTAGTAATTCATCAGGATCCCAGTAGTCATCCTCGTCTGTGTAAACATCTAATAATTAAAAGGAGatagaaaggggagaaaaaagttTCAGATAGCTGAAGTATTGAGAAACAACCCTCTTGGCT contains:
- the C2H3orf52 gene encoding TPA-induced transmembrane protein isoform X2, with amino-acid sequence MSWLHAHFRDRGSRRGPSSETEAMKRQSSAQEQEIIELREHNVEESETDHDKSLNAQTRKERDGWKSCRNVVFWKCKLWMVIFTIFLVIFLVILISLILYSRTLELMCGFPHFSSEDITKRLTEVYSSSPALGRYFRSAQVISFSNESSTVIYQLVFSVPPSTEGFMENRMNPDFIRNILRQYIYDEDTLNPGTSECDRLKLNLTSLTCFLDDDYQRLEKLWKDSSSSSLPRGDAIPYLQVIPGQGTIH
- the C2H3orf52 gene encoding TPA-induced transmembrane protein isoform X3, with product MSWLHAHFRDRGSRRGPSSETEAMKRQSSAQEQEIIELREHNVEESETDHDKSLNAQTRKERDGWKSCRNVVFWKCKLWMVIFTIFLVIFLVILISLILYSNVYTDEDDYWDPDELLSNGNFHNFSGTLELMCGFPHFSSEDITKRLTEVYSSSPALGRYFRSAQVISFSNESSTVIYQLVFSVPPSTEGFMENRMNPDFIRNILRQYIYDEDTLNPGTSECDRLKLNLTSLT
- the C2H3orf52 gene encoding TPA-induced transmembrane protein isoform X1, translating into MSWLHAHFRDRGSRRGPSSETEAMKRQSSAQEQEIIELREHNVEESETDHDKSLNAQTRKERDGWKSCRNVVFWKCKLWMVIFTIFLVIFLVILISLILYSNVYTDEDDYWDPDELLSNGNFHNFSGTLELMCGFPHFSSEDITKRLTEVYSSSPALGRYFRSAQVISFSNESSTVIYQLVFSVPPSTEGFMENRMNPDFIRNILRQYIYDEDTLNPGTSECDRLKLNLTSLTCFLDDDYQRLEKLWKDSSSSSLPRGDAIPYLQVIPGQGTIH